The Corynebacterium marinum DSM 44953 genome contains the following window.
GCTCGCCGCGGGCGGCGACGCGGGCGAGAGCGTTGATCAGGGCGTCCTCGTGGTCCTCGGGGCGGATCCACCGGATGTGCGCCTTGCCGCCGCCCGGGTTGACCCACCACACGGCGCCGGGGATCTCGGTGTCGACGCGGTGGGACTCCACGACGGAGTCGTTGGCGGCCTGGAGGGCCTGGCCGGTGACCTGGTCGAGCTCGACGCTCTCCGGGATCCACCAGTTGAAGTCCTGGTGCTCGGTGATCTCGAGGGCGGCGTCGGCGTCGATCAGCTCGGTCAGGGCGGGCTGGGAACCGTCGGCGACGGCCGACTCCAGGGTCTGGCCGGGCTGCGCATCCTTGAGCCAGGTGAGGGCGTAAGCCAGGTCGCGGCCCGGGCTCTGGCTCTGGGACGCGGTCTGCAGCGCGACGAATCCCGCGCCGCCGTCGGACTCCTCGCGGACGAGTGCCGCGGAACCGCCGGGCAGGACGGTGACGACGTAGACGTCCCGGTCGATGCCGTTGACGGCGACCTTGGCCACCGCGGAGGGGACGAACTCCTGCAGGGCGACGAGGTCCGCTTCAGCGCCGAGGCCGCCGTAGGGGCGGGCCTCCTTTTCCAGGGCGGCGCGTTCCGCGGCGCGGGCGGCGAGCTTCGCCTGGCGGCGGCTCATGCCCTCGGGCAGGTTGTCGTTCTTCTGATTCTTCTTGGCCATGGGTCAAAGATACCCGCCCGGGTCAGCCGCCGAGGGTGCGGAGGGCTAGTTCGGGTTCGTCGGTGGCCATCATGTCGACGCCCCGGTCCCGCGCCCACAGCATGTCGGCGGGTTCATTGACGGTCCACAGGTAGGTGGGCAGGCCGTGGCTGCCGATGAGGTCCGGCCGCCGGCGGGCCCGCCACAGGGAGACGCCGAGCCCCGTGGGATGCCCGGGGTGGGTGTCCACGGGGTTGAGCCAGCGCTCGATCTTGCGGCGCAGGTGGATCCGGTCGACGCCCGGGGCGAGGTGGCGCATGCGCGCGACCGCGGCGGCGGAGAAGGAGATGACGTGGATGCGGGGGTCGTCGAGAAGCGAGGCGTGCCGGAGCGCCCGCACGACCTGCTCCTCGAGGATGCGGCCGTAGCGCATGGGGTGTTTGGTCTCGATGTAGATGTGCTTGTCGTCGTGCGTCTTCACCATCTCCAGCACCTCAGGGAGGGTGAGCACCTGCTGGGGGTGCTCCGCGTCGCCGAAGTTGTGGTCGCGCAGGCGGGCCAGGGTGGCGGTGGAGACGCGGCCGCGGCCGTTGGCGACCCGGTCGATGACGGGGTCGTGGATGAGTACCACCTCGCCGTCGAGGGTCAGGCGGACGTCGCACTCGATCCCGTGGACCGGTAGCTCCAGGGCCTTCTCGAACGCGAGCCGTGTGAGTTCGGGGTACTTCGCGGAGTAACCCCGGTGGGCGATGATCTTCATGTCGTCATTCATTGCCGTCGGGCACCCAGCTGCCGATGCGGCGCAGCAGCTGACGGTTCTTGCGCTGGGAACGGCCCAGCTTGGTGGACAGCCGGTGCAGGATGCGGATGGCGTCGGTGATGTGCGGCCCCTTGTTGAGCATGACGGCCTCCGAGCGCAGGGCGTAGCCGGCGTCGGTGATCTCCGCGCGGGAGGGCAGCCCCGACTTGGCCATATTCTCCAGCACCTGCGTCGCCATGACGGTGGGCACGTGGGCGGCCTCCGCCATCTGGGCGATGAGCCGCGGAACCTCGGCCATCCGCTCGAAGCCGAGTTCGACGGCCAGGTCGCCGCGGGCGATCATGACGCCGAGGTTGGGGTGGCGCATCCCCTCGAGCAGGACGCCGCACAGGTTCTCATACGCCGGGATGGTCTCGATCTTGAGCACGATGCCCAGGTTGCGCACGCGCTCCGGGTCTTCGGACTCCTCGGCGATCCGCTCAAGCGTGGCCAGGACGAACGCGACGTCTTCGGCGTTGCGGATGAAGGACACGTTGGCGATGTCGCCGTGGGCGGCGACGAAACGGAACGCCTCGATGTCCTCCCCGGTGAGGCTGGGCAGCGGCAGATCGGTCTGCGGCAGGTTGATGCCCTTGTAGGCGGCGAGGTTGGTGCCCTCGGGGCGGGCGCGCGTGATCTCGAGGCCGACCTCGGTGTGCCCCTCCGGGGTGGTGTGCCGGCAGTAGGCGCGGGCGGCGATCGAACCGTCGTCGAAAAGCACGGGCTGGCCGACCTCGATGGCGCCGACAGCCTCGGGCAGGGTGCAGCTGATCTTCGCGGTCCGGCCCGGGGCGGGCTCGGCGGGGGCCTGGTCGTCGGTGAGGATAAGGCGGTCGCCGGCGAACAGGCGCAGGCGCTGCTCGGTGGCGGGGACACCGGAGACGCGGGTCTTCTCCCAGTCGTGCTCCAGCAGGGTGGAGTTGGAGATGTAGGCGTTGCGCTGCCCCTCCGCGAGAACCCCGCCGTCCCCGACGCGGGAGACGGTGAACCTGCGCTTGGCGTCGCGGGTGTCGTGCAGGGTGATCTCGGATTCCGGGGTCAGCTTCTCCAGCCACTCCGGGTCGACCCGCAGCGCCAGGGCGGGGCGGCCCGGCAGGTCGGCGGGGACCGGGGGTGTCTGGTCCGGGGACAGGTCGTCGGGGGTCAGCCACAGCTTGGCCGGGGTGATCACCTGTCCGGTGTTTGTGCGGGTGACCCGCGCGCGGCCCACGGCGGGGCCGGGCGCGATCTCGCCTGTGCGGACCTTCGGGCCGGCCAGGTCCATGGCCACCTTGATCTCCCGGCCGATCTCCCGGGCCGCGGTGTGGACGTGCGCGATCATGCGCTCCCACACCTCCGGGCCGTCGTGGGCGCAGTTGATGCGGGCCAGCTCCATGCCGGCGTCGGCGAAGCCGCGGACCAGCTCGAGGTCGTGCGCGGCCTCGGTGGGGAGAGTGACCATGATGCGCGAGTGGGTTTCTTCCGAGGACTCGCCGAACAGGGTGGTGGCGTGCTCCTCGAGGATGTCGTCCGCCAGCGCGAAGGCGTCGCTGACCTCCGCGCCCCGGTACTTCAGCTCCTCGCCCGCATACGCGGAGAGGACGTTGCGGGCCGCCTGCAGGCGGGCGAGGACGGCCGGTTCCGTGGTGGTCAACCGGGTCGCGCCGATGGCGGAGAGCTCGTTCTGCATCTTGCGGATGTCGTGGCCCCGCAGCTCCGCGTAGTGCACGAGGTTGACGGCGCCGCGGCGGTGGTTCTCCGCGACCCTGCCCATGGCCGCGGCCCGCCGCTCCTCCTCCGCCACGAGCGCCTCGATGAGGTGGTCGACCTGGTTGATCAGTTCCTGCAGCCTGTCGTCCACTGCCAACCTCCGTACGCGCGAGATGGTGGGTAATACCTTCCCATTGTGCCCCCGATCGGGAGTTCCGGCATCTTGAACATGGCCTACGGCACGGCCGGGGCAGGCGGGAAGAACTCCTCCTGAATGGCGCGCAGAGTTGCTGCGGAATGCGTGAAACGCTCCTGCTCGCGGGCGCTGAGGGGGAGTTCGACCACACGGGCGACGCCGGAACGGTTGATGATCGCCGGGGTGCCGATGTAGAGGTCGTTCTCGCCGTATTCGCCCGCCAGGCGGGCGGACACCGGGAGCGCGACATCCTGGTTCTGGATGATCGCCTTGGTGATGCGCGCCAGCCCCATGCCGATCCCGTAGGAGGTGGAACCCTTGGCGTCGATGATCTCGTAGGCGGCGTCGCGGGTCTCCTCGAAGATCGTCTCGATGCGCTTCTCGAAGCCCTCCTCCCGCTCCATCCGGGAGGACAGGGGCACGCCTGCGATGGTGGCGGAGGAGATGACCGGCAGCTCCGTGTCGCCGTGTTCACCGATGATGTAGGCGTGGATCGACGTGGGCGAGGTCCGGGACAGCTCGCCGAGCATGAAGCGGTAGCGGGCGGAGTCCAGGATGGTGCCGGAGCCGATGACCTGCCGGTGGTCCAGACCGGAGTAGTGCCACACGCCGTAGGTGAGGATGTCCACCGGGTTCGTTGCGACGATGAAGATACCGTCGAAGGCGGCCGCCATGACTTCATCGACGATCGACTTCATGATCTTCATGTTCCTGTCCACCAGCTGCAGCCGGGTTTCGCCCGGTTTCTGCGCGGCACCCGCGCAGATGACCACGATCGCGGCATCGGCGCAGTCTCCGTAGGTGCCTTCGGTGACGCGGGTACGGGAGCTGGACCACACCACCCCGTGGTTGAGATCCATGACGTTGCCGCGGAGTTTCCGCTTGTCGATGTCGATGATGGCCAGGTGGTCGACCGTGCCCTGGTTCACCAGCGCGTAGGCATAGGCGACGCCCACGTCGCCGGCGCCGATGAGCACGATCTTGTTGCCGACTGCAGTTCGCACGGGGATCTCCGGTCTGTCGAGGTTCGGGGCAGTTCCCATTGTCGTCTGAACGGGCGGGCTCCGCAGGAAGATCTGCAGACCCGTCGACGCTCTGCCAGAATCAGCCCTCATGAGGGTCTCCCGCCGCCTGCACCACCAACTTCTGGCCGTCGCGGCCCCCGCAGCGGCGCACGGCCTGAGGGGAGTGGCGTTCGCGCTGGAGGTCACCGCGGACCTCATGCCCGGTTTCCGGATGACCCGCCGCCGACGACTCCCGGCGAACCTCGGCGCGGGGATCCTGGGCGCGGAGATGAGCACGTGGTGGGCGATCTCCCCGTCCCTGCTGCCCCGCCCGTGGTGGGTGACCGCGGCGAACGTCGCCATCTGCCAGGGGGTGGGCCATGTCGCGGGCACCGGTTTCGCCTGGACGGTGAACCGGTGGCTGAGCCACCATGACATCCACCCCCCGGCCGGGGTACGGCGGTTCTGGAAGGACACCGGCCATACCGCGGTGGCGGTGGTGACCGCGACCGCTGTCCTCCAGAGTCTCCGTCGCCAGCGGCAGCAGGCCCGCCTGGTGCGGGTGGAGAGGCAGCGCGGTCCCTCCCATGCGCTGGCCGGCGGCCTCGTGGGGACGGCAGGGTACGGCATCCTGCTCCTGCTCGGCGACGCGGCACAGGTCTCCGTGGACCACATGGGCCGGCGTCTGTCCCGCTGGATGCCCCTGAGCGTCGCGTGGTCCCTGACCGCCGGGGGGATGACCTGGTTGGTGCTGGTCCTGAGCGACCGGGTGCTCGTGCGAAGGATCCTGGCGGGTCTGTCCCGGCGGGCGGAGAAGGTCAACAAGTCCGTGTTCCCCGGCACCAGCATGCCGTGGGAGCCGGAACGCTCGGGTTCCCCCTGGTCACTCGAGCGGTGGTCGGCGGTGGGTTCGCAGGGGCGGGCCGTCTTGTCGCTGGGGCCGCGTGCCAGGCAGATTGCTGAGGTCACGGGCCTGCCCGGTGCCCGCGAGCCGATCCGGATCTTCGTGGGACTGGTGAAGGGCCGCTCGCTGGAGTCCGCGGCCCGGCTGATCCTCGCGGAAATGGACCGCACCGGGGCCTTCCGCCGGGACACCCTGGTCATGCAGACCTCGGCGGGCACCGGGTGGATCACGGACTGGTCGGTGGACGCGGTGGAGTTCCTCACCGGCGGGGACTGCGCCACCGTGGCCATGCAGTACTCCTTCCTGCCCTCGGCCGTGTCCTACCTGGTGGACCGCGACACCCCGGTCCGCGCCTCCCGGATCCTCCTGTCCGCGCTCCTCGACCGGCTCGACCGGATGGATCCGGAGGACCGGCCGAAGTTCTACGTCGCCGGGGAGTCCCTCGGCGGTTACGGGGTGGCCGCCTCCTTCGACGGCCTCGAGGACCTCCTGGCGCGCACCGACGGCGCCGTCATCTCCGGTTCCCCCCGCTTCACCCGGCTGCTGCGCGAGCTGACCGACGCCCGCGACGCCGGCTCCCCCGAACGCCTCCCCGTCGTCGACGGCGGACGGCACGTCCGCTTCGTCTCCCACCCCGACCACCTGTGGCAGGAGTTCACCGGCATGGCCTACGCCAACGGGTGGGAGCATCCCCGGGTGGTGGTGGCGCAGCACGCCTCGGACCCCATCGTCTGGTGGGATTCGGACCTGTTCTGGCGGCGCCCCGACTGGCTCACCGAGCCGGGCTCCCGCGGCGTGCCGGCCCCCCGCCCCCAGCACCTGGACGTGTTCCACGGGATGCGGTGGGTGCCGTTCATCACGGGGTGGCAGGTCGGCCTAGACCAGCTGACCTCGCTGTTCGTCCCCGGGGGCCACGGGCACAACTACCACGCGGAGATGCTCTGGTACTGGGACGCAGTGCTCGGCGACCATGCCTCCGTCCGGCTGGACCGGGCCCTCGCCCGCAGGGCGGAGATGTTCATCCGGCGCGACGCCGTCAAGCGGTGATCCGGGAGCCGTCGTAACGCAGGACGGGCCCGGCCACCACCGGCGAGCCCGCCACGGTGACGTCGACGACCCGGTGCCACGCCATCTCGACGTGGTCCGGGCGGACGGTGAGGGTGGCGTAGCCGTGGGCGTCGAGGTCCACGTGCCGGATGTGCGGGTTGTGCGCCAGAACGTGGTGTTCGGCGGTCCGGGAGAGCGGGTTGTCCTCGCCGAGTCCGACCTGCTCGTCGATGTTCGCGGCCGTCACCGACGAGCAGACCAGCTCGGCGGCGACGACACGGCCGCGGTGGTGGATGTCCCCGGCCCATTCGGAGTGGATGTCCCCGGTGAGGAAGACGTTGCGGCCGTGGCCCCGGGCCAGCTGATCGAGCAGGCGGTCCCGGTCGGCGGTGTAGCCGTCCCACTGGTCGACGTTGACGGGGGTTCCGGCGACGTCGAAGCCGACCATCCCCGCGAGCTGCGAACGCACGGCCTGGTCGATATGGATGAGGTTGAGCGGGGCCATCATCACGGATGTGCCGATGAGGTTCCAGCGCGCGTTGCCGGTGTTCAGGCGGTTGGCCAGCCACTCGAACTGCTCGGAGCCCATGATCGTGCGGTCGATGCTGTTGCGCTGCGCCGGGTGCATCATCCCCGGCGCGCTGCGGTAGGAACGCAGGTCGAGCATCTGGACCTCCGCGAGCCGCCCGTACCGCAGGGTGCGGTAGATGCGTCCGCCGCGGGAGGGCGCGGTGCCGCGGACGGGGAGCCATTCGAGGTAGGCCTGCATCGCGGCGTCGCGGCGCGTCCCCCAGTCACCGTGGAAGGGGTCGTGGCCTTCCGCCCCGCCGGCCCAGGAGTCGTTGGCGATCTCGTGGTCGTCCCACGTGACCACCCAGGGCGCCGCGGCGTGCGCCAGCTGCAGCTCCACGTCCCGCCGGTAGTGGCCGTGACGGGAACGGTAGTCCGCCAGGGTGCGGATCTCCCAGGTGGGCACGTGCGGGCGGACGACGCCGTACTTCCCGGCGTACTCGCCCGAGGCGTACTCGTAGAGGTAGTCGCCCATGTGGACGACGACGTCGATTTCCCCGGCGTAGGCCCGCCGCGCGATGTCGGAGTAGGCGGAGAAATAACCCGCCTCGAAGTTCGCGCACGAGCACACCGCCAGCCGCAGCGTATCGACGTCCGCATCATCCGCCGGGGCCGTCCGTGTCCGGCCGACCCGGGACGTCCGGCCCGCGTGCGCGCCGTCGAGCGCGGTGAAACGGTAGTGGTACACAGTGCCGGGGCGCAGACCGAAGGGGTCGACGTGGACGGTGTGGTCGTTCATCGCGCTGGCGGTCACGGTGCCCGCGCGGGCCACAGTTGTGAACTCCGGATCCTCCGCGACCTCCCAGCGAAGCTGCACGTCCGGGCCGGCGCCGGAGCCCGGCACCGCGTCCGGGGTCGGGGTCACCCGGGTCCACAGGATGACGGAGTTGGGCAGCGGATCACCCGAGGCGACGCCGTGCATGAAAGCGTGGTGCTCCGGGTCGCCGTAGGGGCTGGGGGCGTGGAGCGCGTCGAGGTCCGCGTCGCCGTAGGCCTGGACGTCGGAGGCGCGCACGCGAGTCAGCGAACTGGGCGCGGTCGCGGCCGCGCCGGCGATGAGGGTGCCCTGGAGAAGACCCCGTCGCGTGATCCGGGGGCTGGTTCGGTGCTGCCCTGTCTTCCTCACGGCGCTCATTGTCCCCCCTGGAGAGCGTCCCTGTCAGGCGGGCGGGCAATATTTCATGTCCGCTTAACCTGCATGGCCCCGGACTGGCCGGGTCATTTACGCTGAGTCCATGCATCTCCCAGCCCGCACGGCCGCCGTCCTCTACGACCTGGACGGGACGCTCGTCGACCACGACCACGCCGCCCGCGCGGGCGTCGACGCCTGGTGCAGCTCCCTCGGACTTCCCGGCAACCAGTGGGACCGCTGGTCGGCCATCGAGAGACTCTGGTTCACCCGCTTCGAGAACGGCGAGGTCAGCCACCTGGGCCAGCGCATCGAACGGTGCCGGGAGTTCCTCGGCCGGCCGGAGTTGAGCGACGGGGAGGCCCTCGAGCTCTACGAGTACTACCTGCGCGTGTACCGGGCTAACTGGCGGGCGTTCCCGGACGCCCGCCCCTCCCTCGACAACGCGCTGGCGGCCGGGCTGAAGGTGGGGATCCTCACCAACGGCGCGGCGGCCATGCAGCAGGCGAAGATGGAGGGCACCGGCCTGTGGCGCGAGGGGATGGTGATGTGCGCGACCGTCGAGCTCGGCTCGCCGAAGCCCCGGCCCGAGGCCTACCTCGGCGCGCTCGACAGGTTGGGGGTGCGGGCGGCCGAGACGGTCATGGTCGGCGACTCCTGGGCCAACGACGTCGAAGGCGCCCGGCGCGCCGGGTTGGCCGCGATCCACCTGGTGCGGGAGGGGGTTTCACGTGAACCCGGCCCCTCCGTGAGCAGCCTCGACGAGATTGTCTGGCACTAGTCCGGCAGTCGGCACGCCACTCCGGTGGAGTGGTGCGGGCAGTAGCCGTGGGGCACCTTGTGCAGGTACTGCTGGTGCTCGTCCTCGGCGAGATAGTAGGCGCCCGAGTCCGTCTCGGCGAGCGTCTTGACCTCGGTGGTCACCTCGCCGAAGCCGTGCTCCTTGAGCTGGGCGGCGTAGGAGTCGACGATCGCCTTGATCTCGTCGCGCTCCTCCTCCGCCCGCTCCCCGACGGTGTAGAAGGCGGAGCGGTACTGGGTGCCCACGTCGTTGCCCTGGCGCATGCCCTGGGTCGGGTCGTGCCCCTCCAACGCGGCGGCGACGAGTTCGCGGAGGGACACCTTCGACGGGTCGTAGACGACCTCGACGACCTCGGCGTGGTTCGTCCGCCCGGAGCACACCTCCCGGTAGGTGGGGTTCTTCGTCGTCCCGCCTGCGTAGCCGGCGGAGGTGCCGACGACGCCGGGCGTCTCCCAGTACATCTTCTCCACGCCCCAGAAGCAGCCGATGCCCACAAGGAGCGAGCGCTGCCCCTCGAGCCACGGGCCGGTGATCGGGGTGCCCAGGACGGCGTGCGGGCGGGGGTTGTCCAGGACGGGGGTTTCCCGACCGGGCAGGGCCCGGTCGGCGGGCACGAGTTCAGGGGTTCTGGCAAACATCCATGACATGCCGACCAGCCTACGCCCGCCCCTTACCCCGCCGCCACCTGCAATAATGCAATTAGACAACACTATCGTTGCGGAATTGATTCTTTCCCCTATCATGGTGGCAGAGCGCTTCCCGGCGGTACAGTCGGGAGCGTCCCTTGCTGATACGACAGAAAAGAGAACAACATGGCAGTCTACGAACTTCCCGAGCTCGACTACGCCTACGACGCCCTCGAGCCGCACATCTCCGCCGAGATCATGGAGCTGCACCACTCCAAGCACCACGCCACCTACGTCGGCGGCGCCAACGCCGCCCTGGAGGCTCTGGAGGCGGAGCGCAACGGCGAGGCCAACCCGGACCGCGTCCGCGCGCTGTCCAAGAACCTGGCCTTCAACCTGGGTGGCCACACCAACCACTCCATCTTCTGGAAGAACCTCTCCCCGAACGGCGGCGGCGAGCCCACCGGCGAGCTGGCCGAGGCCATCACCCGCGACTTCGGTTCCTTCGAGAAGTTCCAGGCGCACTTCAACGCCGCGGCACTGGGCCTGCAGGGCTCCGGCTGGGCCGTCCTGGGTTACGACCACATCGCCGGCCGCCTCGTCATCGAGCAGCTGACCGACCAGCAGGGCAACATCTCCATCAACCTGACCCCGCTGCTGATGCTGGACATGTGGGAGCACGCCTTCTACCTGCAGTACAAGAACGTCAAGGCTGACTACGTCAAGGCAGTCTGGAACGTCTTCAACTGGGAGGACGTCGCACAGCGTTACGCTGCCGCGAAGTAACCCCCACTGCTTTCGACGCCGCCTTCCCCCACCGGGGCCGGCGGCGTCCGGCGTTACCGGGCCCTGTTCAGCGGGCCAGGACGAAGCGGCGGAACTGGTCCACCGGCGGCGCCTCGCCTGCCCCGGCGCGCCACACCAGCCCGAGTTCCCGGTGCCGGGGCGGATCGAGCGGCCGCAGGACGATACCGGCGGGCGCCAGGTAAGGGTCGTCCAGCGGCAGGAGCGCCACGCCCAGCCCCGCGGACACAAGTCCCGCCACCGTGGTCAGCTCCATCGACTCGAACACCAGGTTCGGGTGGAAACCGAGCTCTCCGGCGATGCGGTCGAGCAGCAGGCGGGTGCCGTAGCCCGGGAGCATGCCCACGAAGGGTTCCCCCGCCGCCTCGCGCAGGTCGACGGGCCCCTCCCCGGCCAGGCGGTGCCCCTCCGGGACAGCCAGTGCCAGGTGCTGCAACTCCAGCTGGTGCCAACCGAGGATGCCGCCCGCCTCGGCTGGGCGGGGGCCGACGAGGGCGATGTCGGCGGCGTCGGCGAGCACGCGGTCGACCAGGGCACGCGCCGCCCCCTGATGGAGGCGGAAGTCCACGCCCGGGTGCAGCGACCGGTAGTCGCGGAGCAGGTCCGGAACAAGCCAGGTGCCCAGGGAGTGCATGAAGTCGAGGCGGACCGTGCCGCGCTCGGGGTCCATGAGGCGGGCGACCTTCGTCCGGCCGACCTCCAGCTCCGCGAGCACGGCACGGGCATGCGGAAGATACGCGCGGCCCCGGGCGTTGAGCGCCATCTGCCGCCCGGCGCGGTCGAAGAGGTCCGCTCCGACGGCGCCCTCCACCCGACGGATCCGCCGGGTGAGGGTCGGCTGGGGAACGCCCAGCTCGGCAGCCGTGGCGGTGAGGTGTCCGGACTCTGCGACGGCGATGAAACCATGCAGGTCGACGGCGGAAATATCTCTCATGCATCGATCGTATCGAGACCGACTGTTTGAGGTATTTTACACATGATCCCCGTTGGGCGACCATGGGTGAATGTCCAACCTGACCGGTCTGCGGCACGGCGACCGCGACTACCGCCGTGCCGTCCTCGCCATGCTCGCGGCCGGCCTGGCGACCTTCAACGCCCTGTACGCAACACAGGCGCTGCTGCCCATACTCGTCGAGGACCTGAACATCACCCCGACGGAGGCCGCCCTCACCGTTTCCGCCACCACGGGCATGCTGGCGGTGTGCATCGTTCCGATGTCGATCCTCTCCGAGCGATTCGGCCGGGGCCGGATCCTGATCATTTCGGCGTTGGCCGCCACCGCCCTCGGCCTGTTCATCCCCCTGGCCCCCAACGCCGCGGCGCTCATCGCGCTCCGCGGCCTGCAGGGCATCGCGATAGCCGGCGTGCCGGCGGTGGCCATGACCTGGCTGGCCGAGGAACTGGACCCCGCGGCCCTGGGCCGGGCGATGGGCCTCTATATCGCGGGCAACACCGTCGGCGGGCTGACTGGCCGCCTCATCCCGGCGGGGCTGCTCGAGATCACCGACTGGCGCACCGCGCTGCTGATCACCGCCGCGATCGCGCTGTTCACAGCCGTCCTCATGGCGGTCCTGCTGCCCCGGCAGAAGAACTTCACCCCGAAACAGATCGGCCTGCGCAGCGAGATCACCGCCATGGTCGGGCACCTGCAGAACCCGCAGCTGCTGGGCCTTTTCCTGATCGCATTCGTGGGCATGGGCACGTTCGTGTCGCTGTACAACTACTTCGGTTTCCGGATGATCGACCATTTCGGCCTCTCCCCCGCCCTGGTGGGCGTGGTCTTCCTGATGTACCTCTCGGGTACATGGAGCTCTGCCCGGGCGGGCGCGATGGCGGAGAAGTTCGGGCGGGGCAACGTCCTGACCGGCGGGGCCGCCCTCATGCTGGCGGGCCTGCTCGCCACGGCGGCCGGCTGGCTCCCCCTGGCCCTGCTGGGCCTGTTCCTGTTCACCGCGGCGTTCTTCGCCATGCACTCCACCGCCTCCAGCTGGATCGGCCTGGCCGCCACCGACGACCGCGCGGAGGCCTCGAGCATGTACCTGTTCAGCTACTACGCCGGATCCTCACTGGTCGGCGCGGCGACCGGCGCGGTGTTCATGAGCACGAGCTGGGCCGGTTTCGTCCTCGCCCTCGCCGGCATCCTCCTCCTGGTGCTCGTCATCGCCGTCGCCTTGCGACGACGCCCCTCCTGACCTACCGCGCACCCAGGCGCGGAGTCCCCGGCGCACCCGCGCGGAGCCAGTGCCGCACGGCTGCAGTGGCGCGGCAGTCGTCCTCGTTGTAGCGCAGCAACTGCGACCGGGCGTGCAT
Protein-coding sequences here:
- a CDS encoding DUF5926 family protein gives rise to the protein MAKKNQKNDNLPEGMSRRQAKLAARAAERAALEKEARPYGGLGAEADLVALQEFVPSAVAKVAVNGIDRDVYVVTVLPGGSAALVREESDGGAGFVALQTASQSQSPGRDLAYALTWLKDAQPGQTLESAVADGSQPALTELIDADAALEITEHQDFNWWIPESVELDQVTGQALQAANDSVVESHRVDTEIPGAVWWVNPGGGKAHIRWIRPEDHEDALINALARVAARGELNLGEGTKFAGVFRTHGIIVPVFDLDPSVAADSYGAELTRVSGLVDTEIANDAQLTADERKQLQNIKSRQVTIR
- a CDS encoding glycerophosphodiester phosphodiesterase family protein gives rise to the protein MKIIAHRGYSAKYPELTRLAFEKALELPVHGIECDVRLTLDGEVVLIHDPVIDRVANGRGRVSTATLARLRDHNFGDAEHPQQVLTLPEVLEMVKTHDDKHIYIETKHPMRYGRILEEQVVRALRHASLLDDPRIHVISFSAAAVARMRHLAPGVDRIHLRRKIERWLNPVDTHPGHPTGLGVSLWRARRRPDLIGSHGLPTYLWTVNEPADMLWARDRGVDMMATDEPELALRTLGG
- a CDS encoding pyruvate kinase, whose translation is MDDRLQELINQVDHLIEALVAEEERRAAAMGRVAENHRRGAVNLVHYAELRGHDIRKMQNELSAIGATRLTTTEPAVLARLQAARNVLSAYAGEELKYRGAEVSDAFALADDILEEHATTLFGESSEETHSRIMVTLPTEAAHDLELVRGFADAGMELARINCAHDGPEVWERMIAHVHTAAREIGREIKVAMDLAGPKVRTGEIAPGPAVGRARVTRTNTGQVITPAKLWLTPDDLSPDQTPPVPADLPGRPALALRVDPEWLEKLTPESEITLHDTRDAKRRFTVSRVGDGGVLAEGQRNAYISNSTLLEHDWEKTRVSGVPATEQRLRLFAGDRLILTDDQAPAEPAPGRTAKISCTLPEAVGAIEVGQPVLFDDGSIAARAYCRHTTPEGHTEVGLEITRARPEGTNLAAYKGINLPQTDLPLPSLTGEDIEAFRFVAAHGDIANVSFIRNAEDVAFVLATLERIAEESEDPERVRNLGIVLKIETIPAYENLCGVLLEGMRHPNLGVMIARGDLAVELGFERMAEVPRLIAQMAEAAHVPTVMATQVLENMAKSGLPSRAEITDAGYALRSEAVMLNKGPHITDAIRILHRLSTKLGRSQRKNRQLLRRIGSWVPDGNE
- a CDS encoding L-lactate dehydrogenase, yielding MRTAVGNKIVLIGAGDVGVAYAYALVNQGTVDHLAIIDIDKRKLRGNVMDLNHGVVWSSSRTRVTEGTYGDCADAAIVVICAGAAQKPGETRLQLVDRNMKIMKSIVDEVMAAAFDGIFIVATNPVDILTYGVWHYSGLDHRQVIGSGTILDSARYRFMLGELSRTSPTSIHAYIIGEHGDTELPVISSATIAGVPLSSRMEREEGFEKRIETIFEETRDAAYEIIDAKGSTSYGIGMGLARITKAIIQNQDVALPVSARLAGEYGENDLYIGTPAIINRSGVARVVELPLSAREQERFTHSAATLRAIQEEFFPPAPAVP
- a CDS encoding alpha/beta-hydrolase family protein, yielding MRVSRRLHHQLLAVAAPAAAHGLRGVAFALEVTADLMPGFRMTRRRRLPANLGAGILGAEMSTWWAISPSLLPRPWWVTAANVAICQGVGHVAGTGFAWTVNRWLSHHDIHPPAGVRRFWKDTGHTAVAVVTATAVLQSLRRQRQQARLVRVERQRGPSHALAGGLVGTAGYGILLLLGDAAQVSVDHMGRRLSRWMPLSVAWSLTAGGMTWLVLVLSDRVLVRRILAGLSRRAEKVNKSVFPGTSMPWEPERSGSPWSLERWSAVGSQGRAVLSLGPRARQIAEVTGLPGAREPIRIFVGLVKGRSLESAARLILAEMDRTGAFRRDTLVMQTSAGTGWITDWSVDAVEFLTGGDCATVAMQYSFLPSAVSYLVDRDTPVRASRILLSALLDRLDRMDPEDRPKFYVAGESLGGYGVAASFDGLEDLLARTDGAVISGSPRFTRLLRELTDARDAGSPERLPVVDGGRHVRFVSHPDHLWQEFTGMAYANGWEHPRVVVAQHASDPIVWWDSDLFWRRPDWLTEPGSRGVPAPRPQHLDVFHGMRWVPFITGWQVGLDQLTSLFVPGGHGHNYHAEMLWYWDAVLGDHASVRLDRALARRAEMFIRRDAVKR
- a CDS encoding alkaline phosphatase D family protein, coding for MRKTGQHRTSPRITRRGLLQGTLIAGAAATAPSSLTRVRASDVQAYGDADLDALHAPSPYGDPEHHAFMHGVASGDPLPNSVILWTRVTPTPDAVPGSGAGPDVQLRWEVAEDPEFTTVARAGTVTASAMNDHTVHVDPFGLRPGTVYHYRFTALDGAHAGRTSRVGRTRTAPADDADVDTLRLAVCSCANFEAGYFSAYSDIARRAYAGEIDVVVHMGDYLYEYASGEYAGKYGVVRPHVPTWEIRTLADYRSRHGHYRRDVELQLAHAAAPWVVTWDDHEIANDSWAGGAEGHDPFHGDWGTRRDAAMQAYLEWLPVRGTAPSRGGRIYRTLRYGRLAEVQMLDLRSYRSAPGMMHPAQRNSIDRTIMGSEQFEWLANRLNTGNARWNLIGTSVMMAPLNLIHIDQAVRSQLAGMVGFDVAGTPVNVDQWDGYTADRDRLLDQLARGHGRNVFLTGDIHSEWAGDIHHRGRVVAAELVCSSVTAANIDEQVGLGEDNPLSRTAEHHVLAHNPHIRHVDLDAHGYATLTVRPDHVEMAWHRVVDVTVAGSPVVAGPVLRYDGSRITA
- a CDS encoding HAD family hydrolase, which translates into the protein MHLPARTAAVLYDLDGTLVDHDHAARAGVDAWCSSLGLPGNQWDRWSAIERLWFTRFENGEVSHLGQRIERCREFLGRPELSDGEALELYEYYLRVYRANWRAFPDARPSLDNALAAGLKVGILTNGAAAMQQAKMEGTGLWREGMVMCATVELGSPKPRPEAYLGALDRLGVRAAETVMVGDSWANDVEGARRAGLAAIHLVREGVSREPGPSVSSLDEIVWH